In a genomic window of Candidatus Alcyoniella australis:
- a CDS encoding FadR/GntR family transcriptional regulator, which yields MPQELIENNGRPAPQLRPVRRARVSDEVVVQLAEAVISGAFAPGDKLPAERELAQRLEVNRTGLREALRRMESMGLVLIRPGDGVFVQPSSHSWGLELVKFLLAEGIGLDSALMLDLAQVRRIFALALIDLAAERIDEATLEGLQQLVDRYPRQDTAQRLHGGLDFEFFHLLAQGTGNRVLLYMLNTVREVFEKVSVLYYQIEEGPEVTADVYGRLVKALREGNAKRAKKIFEQRMLLDDQTLRRVLERKP from the coding sequence ATGCCACAAGAGCTGATCGAGAACAACGGCCGACCCGCGCCGCAACTGCGGCCCGTGCGTCGCGCGCGCGTATCGGACGAGGTTGTGGTTCAACTCGCCGAAGCGGTGATCTCCGGCGCGTTTGCTCCCGGAGACAAACTGCCCGCCGAACGCGAGCTGGCCCAGCGTCTAGAGGTCAACCGCACCGGTTTGCGCGAAGCGTTGCGCCGCATGGAGTCCATGGGCCTAGTGCTGATCAGACCCGGGGACGGCGTGTTCGTACAGCCCAGTTCCCATAGCTGGGGTCTGGAACTTGTAAAATTCCTGCTGGCCGAGGGGATCGGCCTGGACAGCGCCCTGATGCTCGACCTGGCCCAGGTGCGGCGGATCTTCGCCCTGGCCTTGATCGACCTGGCGGCCGAGCGCATCGACGAGGCCACGCTGGAGGGTCTGCAACAGCTGGTCGATCGCTATCCCCGTCAAGACACTGCCCAGCGTCTCCATGGCGGACTTGATTTCGAATTCTTTCACCTCTTGGCCCAAGGTACGGGCAATCGCGTGCTGCTCTACATGCTCAACACGGTGCGCGAGGTTTTCGAAAAGGTCAGCGTGCTCTACTACCAGATCGAGGAAGGGCCCGAGGTCACGGCCGATGTCTACGGCCGACTGGTCAAAGCCCTGCGCGAGGGCAACGCCAAGCGCGCCAAAAAAATCTTTGAGCAACGAATGCTGCTCGACGATCAGACCCTACGCCGCGTTTTGGAGAGAAAGCCATGA